A region of Shewanella psychromarinicola DNA encodes the following proteins:
- a CDS encoding HupE/UreJ family protein: protein MKVFTRFFSMFKGCLLLLLLLLSHGCLAHQMSTSYLSVDLDKQGQIKGAWQVRLFDINQVVPIDDNQDGELTLAELQAHQVAIIDYLQSSLAISRQQDCPLSFDPMEQIVQHASEDYLLGSFQAECDSLGVLTINYQAFFNIDTDHNVITTIGAPDHQYARVISKDNPIILINLGESQASDTFAEYVYQGVIHIWKGTDHVLFLLALLLTCVLVREQREWHSIDNPKQIFKDTAWIITAFTLAHSVTLTATALGILNFSSHWVELGIALSVLFAALNNVWPIVLRLGWITFVFGLLHGMGFAGVLGELGLPENQKLLAILAFNVGVEIGQLAILALVLPLLIFVRHSLWYRNWGMQLGSVAIGIMAIQWSVERF, encoded by the coding sequence GTGAAGGTATTCACCCGATTTTTTTCTATGTTTAAAGGCTGTTTATTATTGTTATTGTTGCTGCTCAGTCATGGCTGTTTAGCCCATCAAATGAGCACCAGTTATTTGTCTGTCGACTTGGATAAGCAAGGGCAAATTAAGGGTGCTTGGCAAGTACGTTTGTTTGACATTAACCAAGTTGTCCCTATTGATGATAATCAAGATGGTGAACTTACTTTGGCAGAGTTACAAGCTCATCAGGTGGCGATAATTGATTATTTACAATCATCTTTAGCGATCAGTCGACAACAAGATTGCCCGCTTAGCTTTGACCCAATGGAACAAATTGTTCAGCACGCTAGCGAAGACTATCTGCTGGGATCATTTCAGGCTGAGTGCGATAGCCTTGGTGTGTTAACCATTAATTATCAAGCTTTTTTTAACATAGATACCGATCATAACGTTATCACCACCATTGGGGCGCCCGATCATCAATACGCTCGAGTGATCAGCAAGGATAACCCGATAATATTGATTAACTTAGGCGAAAGTCAGGCCAGTGATACCTTTGCTGAATATGTTTATCAAGGCGTTATTCATATCTGGAAAGGCACGGATCATGTTTTATTTTTACTGGCGTTATTGTTAACTTGCGTATTGGTCCGTGAACAGCGAGAATGGCATTCTATTGATAATCCAAAGCAAATATTTAAAGACACCGCATGGATTATCACTGCCTTTACCTTAGCCCATTCGGTCACATTGACGGCAACTGCACTGGGTATATTGAATTTTAGTAGCCATTGGGTTGAACTTGGCATTGCATTATCAGTGCTATTTGCGGCACTAAATAATGTTTGGCCAATAGTATTGCGCTTAGGGTGGATAACGTTTGTTTTTGGCTTATTGCACGGCATGGGGTTTGCTGGAGTATTAGGTGAACTTGGGCTGCCTGAAAATCAAAAACTATTGGCTATTTTAGCCTTTAATGTCGGCGTAGAAATAGGTCAGTTGGCCATTTTGGCTTTGGTGCTGCCCTTGTTAATATTTGTTCGCCATTCACTCTGGTATAGAAACTGGGGCATGCAGCTTGGATCGGTTGCGATCGGCATTATGGCCATACAATGGTCCGTTGAACGCTTTTAG
- a CDS encoding monovalent cation:proton antiporter family protein gives MEHSIFIHILSMLVIAIVAIALLRRLGLPAILAYLLTGVVSGPSGFHWFTQLQMQSVAELGVVLLMFTLGLEFSVPRLWAMRRTVFGLGSTQMLVTAFVAGGIAMLVGQNLVAAVVIGSAIALSSTAIVLKLLNEQNWLRRRHGELSVSVLLFQDLAVVPLLILMPLLANGGTEMSFNSIAWGLLTGILAFLGLMSFGKWILPRIFDEVARSRSNELFVLSTLVVALVTGAFTQWLGLSMALGAFIAGMLLGESQYRRQLEADIRPFRDLLMGLFFISIGMLLDFNLVMQYWWQVILILVGVVLSKILIIYGLLRLVGENVKIALSTAISLGQVGEFSFVLLALAVNYQLLDTEVSTVLVAVAVISMSMAPWLIRHSVDIAKKVSGNKQPSKQDPIEIVLPHSDESDVVLILGYGRVGQTIARFLKTEAVPYMVLDLDPTRVSEARAAGENIHFGDACKMALLKKIGIRQASLVVVTFCEPRQSEECLAVARKLAPDVKILVRTRDDANLHELKEAGATQVIPESLEGSLMLVSQVLYKCGVPLPRIIKRLESERRNHYQYLHGFFSGTETDFTLDLLHAVSLASGASAVGKTVADIPWQALDVELRAVRRKGEEIDPPPPDWIIRRNDILMLVGKPRSIEKAEEYLLQG, from the coding sequence ATGGAACACAGCATTTTTATCCATATTTTGTCGATGCTTGTGATTGCGATTGTGGCGATTGCATTGTTACGTCGACTGGGTTTACCCGCCATTTTAGCTTATTTGCTAACGGGAGTGGTCAGTGGTCCCAGTGGTTTTCATTGGTTTACTCAGTTACAAATGCAGTCCGTAGCAGAGTTAGGCGTGGTGCTACTCATGTTCACTCTTGGACTGGAGTTTTCTGTCCCTAGGTTGTGGGCGATGCGCCGAACGGTTTTTGGTTTGGGTAGTACCCAAATGCTGGTAACGGCTTTTGTTGCGGGCGGTATTGCCATGTTAGTTGGGCAAAACTTAGTGGCAGCGGTAGTCATTGGCTCTGCCATTGCCTTGTCGTCAACGGCCATTGTGTTGAAGTTGCTTAATGAACAAAACTGGTTAAGGCGCAGGCACGGCGAGCTGTCGGTCAGCGTGTTGTTATTTCAAGACTTAGCTGTGGTGCCTCTATTGATTTTAATGCCGTTATTAGCCAATGGCGGTACCGAAATGAGCTTCAATAGTATCGCATGGGGATTGCTCACCGGTATTTTGGCCTTTTTAGGCTTGATGTCATTCGGTAAATGGATATTGCCACGAATTTTTGACGAAGTGGCACGCTCACGTTCAAATGAGTTATTTGTGTTATCAACCTTAGTTGTGGCCTTGGTGACAGGTGCTTTTACGCAATGGCTTGGATTATCGATGGCATTAGGGGCGTTTATTGCAGGTATGTTACTTGGCGAAAGCCAATATCGACGCCAGTTAGAAGCCGACATTAGGCCATTTCGTGATTTATTAATGGGTTTATTTTTTATCTCTATCGGCATGCTGCTGGATTTCAATCTGGTGATGCAATATTGGTGGCAAGTAATATTGATTTTGGTCGGTGTGGTGTTGAGCAAAATATTGATTATCTATGGACTACTAAGGCTAGTGGGTGAAAATGTTAAAATTGCCCTTAGTACCGCCATTAGTTTAGGTCAAGTGGGTGAGTTTAGTTTTGTGTTACTGGCATTGGCGGTAAATTATCAATTGCTCGACACTGAAGTGAGCACTGTGTTAGTGGCCGTGGCGGTGATTTCTATGTCGATGGCACCTTGGCTGATCCGCCATAGCGTTGATATTGCCAAAAAGGTCAGCGGTAATAAGCAGCCATCTAAACAAGATCCGATAGAGATTGTATTGCCTCATTCTGATGAAAGTGATGTGGTACTGATTTTAGGTTATGGCCGCGTAGGACAAACGATTGCCCGCTTTTTGAAAACTGAAGCTGTGCCTTACATGGTGCTTGATTTAGATCCCACCCGGGTCTCTGAAGCCAGAGCGGCAGGTGAAAATATTCATTTTGGTGATGCCTGCAAAATGGCACTATTGAAAAAAATAGGCATACGACAAGCCAGTTTAGTGGTGGTGACATTTTGTGAGCCAAGGCAGTCTGAAGAGTGTTTAGCGGTGGCGCGTAAGCTTGCTCCCGATGTAAAAATATTGGTGCGCACTCGTGATGATGCAAACTTACATGAGCTTAAAGAAGCTGGTGCAACCCAAGTTATCCCAGAGTCACTTGAAGGAAGTTTGATGCTGGTTTCACAGGTGCTGTACAAATGTGGCGTACCATTACCGCGAATAATTAAACGCTTAGAATCTGAGCGTCGTAACCATTATCAATATTTACACGGTTTCTTTTCTGGCACAGAAACCGATTTCACCTTGGATTTACTCCATGCAGTGTCGCTGGCATCTGGAGCCAGTGCGGTCGGTAAAACCGTTGCTGACATTCCATGGCAAGCCTTGGATGTTGAACTTCGTGCCGTGCGGCGTAAAGGGGAGGAGATCGATCCTCCACCACCGGATTGGATAATAAGGCGTAACGATATTTTAATGCTGGTGGGTAAACCACGCAGTATCGAAAAAGCCGAAGAGTATTTGCTACAGGGATAG
- the dgcS gene encoding diguanylate cyclase DgcS — MDFSIATELYPDDYWYRSDAYLNIEPELDLVQVIQQLHGSLDPRTVFACFGKILGQYLPVKGLQLILDKQKFVWGRHYGIELKRTINDNQDTFTIAYQLSAPLSSSQKKTLGQLESILIQPLNNALKYQSMSNQAMFDALTDLGNRYYYRQAIDIALARANRQQGKVSLIVLDLDKFKQLNDAYGHKVGDYVLVGFAALINQAIRNTDQAFRIGGDEFVIITQGDVNAAAIVCQRIIDMMPRHSELTEYNIQCSLGIAESLPQQHAENIYERADKAMYCAKAAGRNCFRISAN, encoded by the coding sequence ATGGATTTTTCAATAGCAACAGAATTATATCCTGATGATTACTGGTACCGTTCAGACGCTTACTTGAATATAGAGCCTGAGTTAGACCTTGTTCAAGTGATTCAACAACTACATGGAAGTTTAGATCCTCGGACAGTTTTTGCCTGTTTTGGCAAGATCCTAGGACAATATTTGCCGGTTAAAGGACTGCAGTTGATCCTAGATAAACAAAAATTTGTTTGGGGACGTCACTACGGTATTGAATTGAAACGGACTATCAACGATAACCAAGATACCTTTACTATAGCGTATCAATTGTCTGCGCCACTGAGTTCGTCGCAAAAGAAAACCTTGGGACAACTAGAGAGTATATTAATTCAACCGTTGAATAATGCGTTGAAGTATCAAAGCATGTCTAATCAAGCCATGTTTGACGCACTAACAGACCTAGGTAATCGTTATTATTATCGCCAAGCTATCGACATCGCATTAGCACGAGCTAATCGCCAACAAGGTAAAGTGTCATTAATTGTATTAGATTTAGATAAATTTAAACAACTTAACGATGCATATGGCCATAAAGTGGGTGACTACGTATTAGTGGGTTTTGCTGCGTTAATTAATCAAGCCATTCGTAATACTGACCAAGCCTTTAGAATTGGCGGTGACGAATTTGTAATTATTACCCAAGGGGATGTTAATGCGGCGGCAATAGTATGCCAACGTATTATTGATATGATGCCGAGACATTCTGAGCTCACCGAATATAACATTCAGTGCAGTTTAGGCATTGCGGAGTCGTTACCGCAGCAACATGCAGAAAATATATATGAGCGCGCCGATAAAGCAATGTATTGCGCAAAAGCCGCTGGCAGAAACTGCTTCCGAATTAGCGCTAATTAG
- a CDS encoding RimK family protein — protein sequence MAQFLIVTDDVNDWRPYLPSDNMVTVHDYLEMGAFSDKSAMQVINLCRSYDYLSTGYYCSLMAEARGHRVIPRVMTINDLSQDRFFSLPQVGLDKLSDTLNEITMKLYFGYCDNPSLDKLARKIFERFTVPVLQVRLLKMAGKWQVDAIEPAAFQDLTEPEQDLFAKYLEVFSQKVWRLPKPSKRYRYEIAMLVDEHEKMPPSDKAALKLFTKSANRIGMDLVQISSHDLARLSEFDGLFIRSTTNISNFTYRFAKAAEQLGLVVMDDPESIMKCTNKVFLTELLNKHKVPVPKSLIFKASDKNWAENVISTIGLPIVLKVPDGAFSLGVVKVNDRETLLEQAAIIFEHSALILAQAFMPTDYDWRIGVLNRQPIYACRYFMSRGHWQIYQHHQSGRVSSGDFDCIDLKMVPQNIVDAAVKASNLIGAGLYGVDLKEIDGKAYVIEVNDNPSIDHGVEDLFLGDLVYDRVMTEFLRRIQLRGM from the coding sequence ATGGCTCAGTTTTTAATTGTCACCGACGATGTTAATGATTGGCGTCCCTATTTACCCAGTGACAATATGGTCACGGTTCATGATTATTTAGAAATGGGGGCATTTTCAGATAAGAGTGCCATGCAAGTGATTAACTTGTGCCGCAGTTATGATTATTTAAGCACGGGCTATTACTGCTCGCTAATGGCTGAAGCTCGCGGTCACAGAGTGATCCCTAGGGTAATGACCATTAATGATTTATCTCAGGACCGTTTTTTTAGTTTACCGCAAGTCGGTTTAGATAAACTGTCAGATACGCTGAACGAAATCACCATGAAGCTGTATTTTGGTTATTGCGATAATCCGTCACTTGATAAGCTTGCCCGTAAAATTTTTGAACGTTTTACCGTTCCCGTATTACAAGTACGTTTATTAAAAATGGCGGGTAAATGGCAAGTGGATGCGATTGAGCCTGCTGCATTTCAAGATTTAACCGAGCCAGAACAAGATTTATTTGCTAAGTACCTCGAAGTGTTTTCACAAAAAGTGTGGCGTTTACCGAAACCGTCAAAGCGCTATCGTTATGAAATTGCCATGTTGGTGGATGAACATGAGAAAATGCCGCCATCAGATAAAGCGGCACTGAAACTCTTTACTAAGTCGGCTAATCGTATTGGTATGGATTTAGTCCAAATTAGTTCTCATGATCTCGCTCGGCTAAGCGAGTTTGATGGCTTATTTATCCGTTCAACCACTAATATCAGTAATTTTACATACCGGTTTGCTAAGGCGGCAGAGCAGCTGGGGCTAGTGGTAATGGACGATCCTGAATCCATTATGAAGTGTACTAATAAGGTGTTTTTAACTGAGCTATTAAACAAACATAAAGTGCCTGTACCCAAAAGTTTAATCTTTAAAGCATCAGATAAAAACTGGGCAGAAAATGTCATTAGCACCATAGGATTGCCTATTGTGCTTAAAGTACCCGATGGCGCATTTTCGCTCGGGGTGGTTAAAGTTAACGACCGTGAAACCTTGCTTGAACAAGCAGCGATAATCTTTGAGCACAGTGCGCTAATTTTAGCGCAAGCGTTTATGCCAACCGATTATGATTGGCGGATTGGGGTGTTAAATCGTCAACCTATTTACGCCTGTCGTTATTTTATGAGCCGCGGTCATTGGCAGATATATCAACATCACCAGAGTGGCCGTGTCAGCAGTGGTGATTTTGACTGTATCGATTTAAAAATGGTGCCGCAAAATATTGTCGATGCCGCAGTCAAAGCGTCTAATTTAATTGGTGCGGGATTGTATGGCGTCGATTTAAAAGAAATTGACGGTAAAGCTTATGTGATTGAAGTGAACGACAATCCCAGTATTGATCATGGGGTAGAGGATTTGTTTTTAGGTGATTTAGTTTACGATCGGGTGATGACGGAATTTTTAAGGCGTATTCAGCTTCGAGGGATGTAA
- a CDS encoding GNAT family N-acetyltransferase/peptidase C39 family protein, translating to MLLRQAIPSDLPQLNHIEHNAFSGDKISSRQMKRFVNSPLDSLLVADIDGTLAGYALVLFHRGTRLARLYSIAVTAEFRGRNIAFELVTQCEHTVIERGFITLRLEVRNDNIAAKNLYLKMGYKVLKTLVHYYDDLADGVRMHKRLDPPGPSKVIKIPLYVQTTPFTCGAACLMMAMSAVKPQYNPSRVDELSIWREATTIFMTSGHGGCSVHGLALAAIKRGLQIEMYSQSTSVPFIDSVRDSNKKAVITIVHDDFCQQLSEQDIEIHDASPTLAQLRHWIDSGYGVLLMISTYRFNGEKGPHWVVLSGYNEQFMFIHDPFVEAQKDAINAAYVPISQSELAQVMQYGKQKQVSCLVVKSAS from the coding sequence ATGCTGCTTCGTCAAGCTATCCCCAGCGATTTACCCCAACTTAACCATATCGAACACAATGCTTTTAGCGGCGATAAAATCAGTTCTCGGCAGATGAAACGCTTTGTTAATTCGCCACTAGACAGCTTATTAGTGGCCGACATAGACGGCACACTTGCAGGCTATGCACTCGTGTTGTTTCATCGTGGCACGCGACTAGCTCGACTTTATTCTATTGCCGTTACTGCCGAGTTTAGAGGCCGCAACATTGCCTTTGAGCTGGTCACACAATGTGAACACACTGTCATCGAGCGAGGCTTCATTACATTACGCCTAGAAGTGCGAAACGACAATATAGCGGCCAAAAATCTTTATCTGAAAATGGGCTATAAGGTGCTAAAAACCTTAGTGCATTATTATGACGACTTAGCTGATGGTGTGCGCATGCACAAACGCTTAGACCCACCAGGGCCAAGCAAAGTTATCAAAATTCCTTTGTACGTACAAACCACGCCATTTACTTGTGGCGCGGCTTGTTTAATGATGGCCATGAGTGCCGTAAAGCCACAATATAATCCAAGTCGAGTTGATGAGCTGAGCATCTGGCGCGAAGCCACCACTATTTTTATGACCAGCGGTCATGGCGGTTGCAGTGTTCATGGTTTAGCCTTAGCGGCCATTAAACGCGGATTACAGATTGAGATGTACAGCCAATCAACGTCGGTGCCGTTTATTGATAGTGTTCGTGACAGTAATAAAAAAGCCGTTATCACCATTGTGCATGACGACTTTTGTCAGCAATTGTCAGAGCAAGACATTGAAATACATGACGCATCGCCGACACTGGCACAACTTCGCCACTGGATAGACAGCGGCTATGGGGTGTTATTAATGATAAGTACTTATCGATTCAATGGTGAAAAAGGCCCCCACTGGGTGGTATTGAGCGGCTATAACGAGCAGTTTATGTTTATCCATGACCCGTTTGTTGAAGCGCAAAAAGACGCCATTAATGCGGCTTATGTACCGATTAGTCAATCTGAGCTGGCGCAGGTGATGCAGTATGGCAAGCAGAAACAAGTGTCGTGTTTAGTGGTTAAGTCCGCATCCTAG
- a CDS encoding M28 family metallopeptidase, which yields MIFLNTQQGTLSVNTFRLLAVFGVFLLPSVNAAPFQFDQKTYRQDVQTLASDKFEGRGPLSHGEKLTVEYVEHAYKAMGLKPGFGDSYRQAVPMAKITADQTMQFNIGDLVFNNGTDFTARTEQVLPQVALDNSDVVFVGYGINAPEYQWNDYANIDVKGKTVIVLVNDPGFATQDPDIFKGNAMTYYGRWTYKYEEAARQGAKAVFIVHETAPAAYGWNVVENSNTNTKFTLVDNNKNQSHIGVMGWVQHNVAQKVFNAAGLDFDKLKLTAANAGFKSIPLKLNANLAVKNTIELATSYNVAGLLPGTSQADEWLVMHAHWDHLGKTVQDGQTRIYNGAVDNASGVAGVLQLARHFKEQSKAPKRSILFAAFTAEETGLIGAQYFAANPPVPTKQLVAFLNIDGMNVGKGVDYILRYGQGVSQLETYLDNAAKAQGRTVKADPRPQNGLMFRSDHFALAQQGVPGLMFMSLGDTDPDYIAHKYHQAADDYDANWDLGGVEQDLALISDIIAQLANNNDWPKWLEESDFKKRRAQDGK from the coding sequence ATGATTTTTCTCAATACTCAACAGGGGACGTTGTCCGTGAATACTTTTCGTTTATTGGCCGTGTTTGGTGTTTTTTTGTTGCCAAGCGTGAATGCTGCGCCATTTCAATTTGATCAAAAAACCTATCGTCAAGATGTGCAAACCCTCGCCAGCGATAAATTTGAAGGTCGTGGGCCCTTGTCACATGGTGAGAAGTTGACGGTGGAGTATGTAGAGCATGCATACAAGGCCATGGGTCTTAAGCCGGGCTTTGGTGACAGTTACCGTCAAGCTGTGCCGATGGCAAAAATTACTGCTGACCAAACCATGCAGTTTAACATTGGCGATTTGGTTTTTAATAATGGCACTGATTTCACCGCGCGCACTGAGCAAGTTTTGCCTCAAGTTGCGTTAGATAATAGCGACGTGGTGTTTGTTGGTTACGGCATTAATGCCCCTGAATATCAGTGGAATGATTACGCTAACATTGATGTAAAAGGCAAAACCGTCATTGTGCTAGTGAATGATCCTGGTTTTGCTACGCAAGATCCTGACATTTTTAAAGGTAATGCCATGACCTATTATGGTCGTTGGACTTACAAATACGAAGAAGCGGCAAGGCAGGGGGCTAAAGCGGTATTTATTGTCCACGAAACTGCACCCGCCGCTTACGGTTGGAATGTGGTCGAAAACAGCAATACCAATACCAAGTTCACATTAGTCGATAATAATAAAAATCAATCACATATTGGCGTGATGGGTTGGGTTCAACATAATGTCGCCCAAAAAGTGTTTAACGCTGCGGGGCTTGATTTTGATAAGCTAAAACTGACTGCAGCCAACGCTGGATTTAAGTCTATTCCGCTCAAGCTTAACGCTAATTTAGCGGTAAAAAATACTATCGAATTAGCCACATCCTATAACGTAGCGGGGCTATTACCTGGCACCAGCCAAGCCGATGAATGGTTGGTGATGCATGCGCATTGGGATCACTTGGGTAAAACAGTTCAAGATGGCCAGACTCGCATTTATAACGGTGCGGTCGACAATGCCTCTGGTGTCGCAGGCGTGTTACAACTTGCTCGTCATTTTAAAGAGCAAAGCAAAGCGCCAAAACGATCTATTTTATTTGCTGCGTTTACCGCCGAAGAAACCGGTCTTATTGGCGCGCAATACTTTGCTGCCAATCCGCCGGTGCCAACTAAGCAATTAGTGGCGTTTTTAAACATTGATGGCATGAATGTCGGTAAAGGCGTGGATTATATTTTGCGTTATGGCCAAGGCGTATCGCAGTTAGAAACCTATCTAGATAATGCTGCCAAAGCACAAGGTCGCACGGTTAAAGCCGATCCTCGGCCGCAAAATGGCTTGATGTTCCGTTCAGATCACTTCGCCTTAGCTCAGCAAGGTGTGCCTGGGTTGATGTTTATGAGTTTAGGCGATACCGATCCAGATTATATTGCCCATAAATACCATCAAGCTGCAGACGACTATGATGCCAATTGGGATCTGGGTGGGGTTGAGCAAGACTTAGCCTTAATAAGTGATATTATTGCACAGCTAGCCAATAACAATGACTGGCCAAAATGGCTCGAAGAGTCAGACTTTAAAAAACGTCGCGCTCAAGACGGTAAATAG
- a CDS encoding IS3 family transposase (programmed frameshift), translated as MIRKTKITVSPLQKLEYAKLMVEQGYTNKQIEDMSGAGKSAVSRWKVQYQAELAGKTPKNVKALTEEQRRIQLLEAQLKQAMRDNDILKKAGSFLHSRQSKLKMMREVKKANPGFKMSELCRVFEISCSSLYYKPIPKSVEKQAQIQLIEQAFSESHSTYGKRRIQADLLDLNCKVGVYAIASVMKKLGLIAIKPKKKHYYPNQGEEQVYAPNLLRRQFNPTTYNTHWVGDITYIKSHQGWSYLACVLDLGTKEIVGYALSSQPNAALATAALNNAIQRQRPNTQELMFHSDQGCQYSAKVFREKLKHLGIEQSMSRRGNCWDNAVMERFFRSLKTERLNRLAFTNHSAVVSVVEQYIQFYNYKRRHSAIDYKTPHQKYNELKKAA; from the exons ATGATTAGAAAAACTAAAATCACTGTCAGCCCTCTTCAAAAATTAGAATATGCCAAGCTGATGGTCGAACAGGGTTACACGAACAAGCAAATTGAAGATATGTCAGGTGCAGGTAAATCTGCGGTGTCTAGATGGAAAGTGCAGTACCAGGCTGAATTAGCCGGTAAAACACCGAAAAATGTCAAAGCATTAACTGAAGAACAACGAAGAATACAGCTTCTAGAAGCCCAACTAAAACAAGCCATGAGGGATAATGATATCTTAAAAAAGGCTG GCAGCTTTCTTCATTCGAGACAATCAAAACTTAAAATGATGCGCGAAGTAAAGAAAGCAAACCCAGGCTTTAAAATGAGTGAATTATGCCGAGTATTCGAGATCAGTTGTAGTAGTCTCTATTACAAACCGATCCCAAAAAGCGTTGAAAAACAGGCTCAGATACAATTGATAGAGCAAGCTTTCTCTGAGTCACACTCGACGTATGGCAAACGTCGAATACAGGCTGATTTATTAGATTTAAATTGTAAGGTTGGGGTTTACGCCATAGCTAGCGTAATGAAAAAATTGGGATTAATAGCGATTAAGCCAAAGAAAAAGCATTACTATCCAAATCAAGGTGAGGAGCAAGTTTACGCACCTAATTTGCTTAGACGACAGTTTAACCCTACGACTTATAATACCCATTGGGTGGGTGATATTACCTATATAAAATCACATCAGGGGTGGAGTTATTTAGCCTGTGTACTTGATTTAGGGACCAAAGAAATCGTTGGGTATGCCTTATCAAGCCAACCCAATGCAGCGTTAGCGACAGCGGCATTAAATAACGCGATACAACGTCAGAGGCCAAATACACAGGAGTTGATGTTTCACTCAGACCAGGGTTGTCAGTACTCAGCTAAGGTGTTCAGAGAAAAGCTAAAGCACTTAGGCATTGAACAAAGTATGAGTCGTAGAGGAAATTGTTGGGATAATGCGGTGATGGAACGATTTTTTAGGAGTTTAAAGACTGAAAGATTAAACCGTTTAGCTTTTACCAATCACAGCGCAGTAGTGAGCGTGGTTGAGCAATATATTCAGTTCTACAATTACAAACGCAGACATTCGGCAATAGATTATAAGACGCCACATCAGAAATATAATGAGTTAAAAAAAGCGGCTTAA
- a CDS encoding IS5 family transposase, protein MPRLMLTDEMWSKLKAILLDDRVYNKQEHRFTMEGILYRLRVGCPWRDLPEYFGLWNTIYRRFLLWSRKGILLRLFKTLSTNSDTEWEFIDGSYVKAHQHSSGASSDENQAIGLSRGGNTSKIHLAVDSYGLPIEFIVTGGEVHDSKAANALIELLPQSHFIIADKGYDSEAIRDKVRECGSKPVIPRRQNSKQGNGDIDWCLYKYRHLVENAFARLKHFRAIATRYDKLKINFESLLALACSIIWLPM, encoded by the coding sequence ATGCCCCGATTAATGCTCACTGATGAGATGTGGTCGAAGCTAAAAGCTATTCTGCTTGATGATAGAGTTTATAACAAGCAAGAGCATCGATTTACGATGGAAGGTATCCTTTACCGATTGCGTGTTGGCTGCCCTTGGCGAGATTTACCTGAATATTTTGGCTTATGGAATACCATTTACCGTCGATTTTTACTGTGGTCAAGAAAAGGTATTTTACTTAGGCTGTTCAAAACATTATCGACTAATAGTGATACTGAATGGGAATTTATTGATGGAAGTTATGTAAAAGCCCATCAACACAGTTCAGGTGCATCATCTGATGAAAATCAAGCAATTGGGTTAAGTCGTGGTGGTAATACAAGCAAAATCCATCTCGCGGTAGATAGCTATGGTTTACCGATAGAATTCATTGTTACAGGTGGAGAAGTTCATGATAGCAAAGCAGCTAATGCCCTTATTGAACTATTGCCACAAAGTCATTTTATTATTGCAGACAAAGGCTACGACAGTGAAGCGATTAGAGATAAAGTGCGTGAATGTGGTTCAAAGCCAGTGATCCCTAGAAGACAAAATTCGAAGCAAGGAAATGGCGATATCGATTGGTGTTTATACAAATATCGGCATTTAGTTGAAAATGCTTTTGCTCGGCTCAAGCATTTTAGAGCGATAGCTACCCGCTATGATAAATTGAAAATTAATTTTGAAAGCCTGCTGGCTCTAGCTTGCTCTATAATTTGGCTGCCAATGTGA
- the cas2e gene encoding type I-E CRISPR-associated endoribonuclease Cas2e, whose protein sequence is MSICVVVTEAVPPRLRGRLAVWLLEIRAGVYVGDVGRKIREMIWHQVTELAAQGNVVMAWGTNTESGFDFITYGKNARMPIDLDGIRLVKFTPISSENGTEK, encoded by the coding sequence ATGAGTATATGTGTTGTTGTAACTGAAGCTGTACCACCGAGATTAAGAGGTCGTTTAGCTGTCTGGCTTTTAGAAATTCGTGCTGGTGTTTATGTTGGCGACGTAGGCAGAAAAATTAGAGAGATGATTTGGCACCAAGTTACCGAACTTGCAGCACAGGGGAATGTGGTCATGGCGTGGGGGACAAACACTGAATCAGGTTTTGATTTTATTACCTATGGGAAAAATGCACGTATGCCCATTGATTTAGATGGGATAAGGCTCGTCAAATTCACGCCAATTAGCAGTGAAAATGGTACAGAAAAATAA